A window of the Streptomyces sp. Ag109_O5-10 genome harbors these coding sequences:
- a CDS encoding metallophosphoesterase, with translation MTQGAGQGPEAERTATLRDFRVPGYVNETGPYAASIHPGDVAPPLDDMYPEGYPDGYTPTQRDLPVINRGDTLQVPVEPAAVPAAQSADGSGPLYVVGDVHGYIDELAAALQEQGLTDADGHWCAGTARLWFLGDFTDRGPDGIGVIDLVMRLSAEAAAAGGYCKALMGNHELLLLGAKRFGDTPVNSGAGTATFQAAWLLNGGQKTDMDRLQDHHLQWMARLDAVEEVDGYLLVHSDTTAYLDYGDSIEAVNDTVRETITRNDADEVWDLFRKFTKRFSFRDEGGADAVRSLLDTYGGTRIVHGHSPIPYLLGEVGSEEGEEGTGPVVEGPHVYADGLAIAMDGGVTMAGKLLVRQLPLNP, from the coding sequence GCATCCACCCCGGCGACGTCGCCCCGCCCCTCGACGACATGTACCCCGAGGGGTATCCGGACGGGTACACGCCCACCCAGCGCGACCTCCCGGTCATCAACCGCGGCGACACGCTCCAGGTGCCCGTCGAACCGGCCGCCGTCCCGGCCGCGCAGTCCGCGGACGGTTCCGGCCCGCTGTACGTCGTCGGTGACGTGCACGGCTACATCGACGAGCTGGCCGCCGCACTGCAGGAGCAAGGTCTGACCGACGCGGACGGGCACTGGTGTGCGGGTACCGCTCGGCTGTGGTTCCTCGGCGACTTCACCGACCGGGGTCCCGACGGCATCGGCGTCATCGACCTGGTGATGCGGCTGTCCGCCGAGGCGGCCGCGGCCGGCGGCTACTGCAAGGCACTCATGGGCAACCACGAGCTGCTACTGCTCGGCGCCAAGCGGTTCGGCGACACCCCCGTCAACTCCGGCGCGGGCACCGCCACCTTCCAGGCGGCCTGGCTGCTCAACGGCGGCCAGAAGACCGACATGGACCGGCTCCAGGACCACCACCTGCAGTGGATGGCCCGCCTGGACGCCGTCGAGGAGGTCGACGGCTACCTGCTGGTCCACTCCGACACCACGGCCTACCTCGACTACGGCGACTCGATCGAGGCGGTCAACGACACCGTCCGCGAGACCATCACGCGCAACGACGCGGACGAGGTGTGGGACCTCTTCCGCAAGTTCACCAAGCGCTTCTCCTTCCGCGACGAGGGGGGTGCAGACGCCGTCCGTTCCCTTCTCGATACGTACGGCGGTACCCGCATCGTTCATGGGCACAGCCCGATTCCCTATCTGCTGGGCGAAGTCGGCTCCGAGGAGGGCGAGGAGGGCACCGGCCCCGTTGTGGAGGGACCGCACGTCTACGCCGACGGGCTCGCCATCGCCATGGACGGCGGCGTGACCATGGCCGGAAAGCTGCTGGTGAGGCAACTCCCGCTGAACCCCTGA